In Streptococcus sp. SN-1, a single genomic region encodes these proteins:
- a CDS encoding histidine phosphatase family protein, which translates to MKLYFVRHGRTLWNQEGRFQGASGDSPLLPESIDTLKRLGQYLKEIPFDQIYSSDLPRAVKSAEIIQSQLQTPCPLESVSNLREWQLGKLEGLKIATLEAIYPQQIKAFRSNLAQFDTQMFGAESLYSTTQRTIQFIKSLKDSPAKRILIVGHGANLTASLRTLLGYKEPLLRKDGGLANASLTILETHDFETFTLNTWNDTSYQ; encoded by the coding sequence ATGAAACTCTACTTTGTCCGCCACGGTCGTACCCTCTGGAACCAAGAAGGACGCTTTCAAGGTGCTAGTGGAGATTCTCCCCTTCTTCCTGAATCTATTGACACTCTAAAACGACTTGGCCAGTATCTCAAGGAAATTCCTTTTGATCAGATTTATTCAAGTGATTTACCTCGAGCGGTCAAATCTGCTGAGATTATCCAAAGTCAACTCCAGACCCCCTGTCCTTTAGAAAGTGTTTCTAATCTCCGTGAATGGCAGCTGGGGAAGTTGGAAGGTTTGAAAATTGCAACCTTGGAAGCTATTTACCCGCAACAAATCAAAGCTTTCCGATCTAATCTTGCTCAATTTGACACTCAAATGTTCGGAGCTGAATCCCTCTATAGCACAACCCAACGGACCATCCAATTTATCAAATCACTCAAAGATAGTCCGGCTAAACGTATTCTAATTGTCGGACACGGCGCCAATCTTACTGCCAGTCTTCGTACTCTTCTAGGATATAAAGAACCACTTCTTCGTAAAGATGGCGGTCTAGCAAATGCCAGCCTGACAATTCTAGAAACCCATGATTTTGAAACATTCACTCTCAATACTTGGAATGATACTTCCTATCAATAA
- a CDS encoding glycosyltransferase family 4 protein, with the protein MRIGLFTDTYFPQVSGVATSIRTLKTELEKQGHVVFIFTTTDKDVNRYEDWQIIRIPSVPFFAFKDRRFAYRGFSKALEIAKQYQLDVIHTQTEFSLGLLGIWIARELEIPVIHTYHTQYEDYVHYIAKGMLIRPSMVKYLVRGFLHDVDGVICPSEIVHDLLSDYKVKVEKRVIPTGIELAKFERPEIKQENLKELRSKLGIQDDEKMLLSLSRISYEKNIQAVLAAFAEVLKEEDKVKLVVAGDGPYLDDLKEQAQKLEIQDSVVFTGMIAPSETALYYKAADFFISASTSETQGLTYLESLASGTPVIAHGNPYLDNLISDKMFGTLYYGEHDLAGAILEALIATPDMDEHTLSEKLYEISAENFGKRVHEFYLDAIISNNFQKDLSKDDTVSQRIFKTVLYLPQQVVAVPVKGSRRMLRASKTQLISIRDYWKDHEE; encoded by the coding sequence ATGCGAATTGGTTTATTTACAGATACCTATTTTCCTCAGGTTTCTGGTGTTGCGACCAGTATTCGAACTCTGAAAACAGAACTTGAAAAGCAGGGGCATGTTGTTTTTATCTTTACGACGACGGATAAGGATGTCAATCGCTATGAAGATTGGCAAATTATCCGCATTCCAAGTGTTCCTTTTTTTGCTTTTAAAGACCGTCGTTTTGCCTATCGAGGTTTCAGCAAGGCGCTTGAAATTGCTAAACAGTATCAACTGGATGTTATCCATACTCAGACAGAATTTTCTCTTGGCTTGTTGGGGATTTGGATTGCGCGTGAATTGGAAATTCCCGTCATTCATACCTATCACACCCAGTATGAAGACTATGTCCATTATATTGCCAAGGGGATGTTGATTCGTCCTAGCATGGTCAAGTATCTGGTCAGAGGTTTCCTGCACGATGTGGATGGGGTTATTTGCCCTAGTGAGATTGTCCATGACTTGCTATCTGACTATAAGGTTAAGGTTGAAAAACGAGTCATTCCAACAGGGATTGAATTAGCCAAGTTTGAGCGTCCAGAAATCAAGCAAGAAAATCTAAAAGAACTACGTAGTAAACTAGGGATTCAAGATGATGAAAAGATGTTGCTTAGCCTTTCCAGAATTTCCTATGAAAAAAATATTCAAGCAGTATTAGCAGCCTTTGCAGAAGTTCTGAAAGAAGAAGACAAGGTTAAACTGGTGGTAGCTGGGGATGGTCCTTATCTGGATGACCTCAAAGAGCAAGCCCAGAAACTAGAGATTCAAGACTCTGTTGTCTTTACAGGGATGATTGCTCCTAGTGAGACAGCTCTTTACTATAAGGCGGCGGATTTCTTCATCTCGGCATCGACAAGTGAAACCCAAGGCTTGACCTACTTGGAAAGCTTAGCCAGTGGAACGCCTGTCATTGCTCATGGAAATCCTTATCTGGACAATCTTATCAGTGATAAAATGTTTGGAACCTTGTACTATGGGGAACATGATTTGGCCGGAGCTATTTTGGAAGCCCTGATTGCAACTCCAGATATGGATGAGCATACCTTATCAGAGAAATTGTACGAGATTTCAGCTGAGAACTTTGGAAAACGAGTGCATGAGTTTTATCTGGATGCCATTATTTCAAATAACTTCCAGAAAGATTTATCAAAAGATGATACGGTCAGCCAGCGTATCTTTAAGACAGTTTTGTATTTACCGCAACAGGTGGTTGCTGTGCCTGTAAAAGGCTCTAGACGCATGCTGAGGGCTTCAAAAACACAGTTAATCAGCATCAGAGATTATTGGAAAGACCATGAAGAATAG
- a CDS encoding amino acid ABC transporter permease, with protein sequence MSYLFEILPSLLSGASMTLQVFALVLIFSIPLGVLIAFALQVHWKLLHHLINIYIWIMRGTPLLLQLIFIYYVLPSIGIRLDRLPAAIIAFVLNYAAYFAEIFRGGIDTIPKGQYEAAKVLKFNPFDTVRYIILPQVTKIVLPSVFNEVMSLVKDTSLVYALGISDLILASRTAANRDASLVPMFLAGAIYLILIGIVTIISKKVEKKYSYYR encoded by the coding sequence ATGTCTTATTTGTTTGAGATATTACCGAGTTTATTGAGCGGTGCAAGCATGACTTTACAGGTTTTTGCACTTGTCTTGATTTTTTCTATTCCCTTGGGCGTTTTGATTGCCTTTGCCTTGCAAGTCCATTGGAAGCTCCTCCATCATCTGATTAACATTTATATCTGGATCATGCGGGGGACACCCTTGCTCTTGCAATTGATCTTTATCTATTATGTGTTACCAAGCATTGGGATTCGTTTGGATCGTCTTCCTGCTGCTATCATTGCCTTTGTTTTGAATTATGCAGCTTACTTTGCTGAAATCTTCCGTGGGGGGATTGATACCATTCCTAAAGGTCAATATGAGGCTGCCAAGGTCTTGAAGTTTAATCCTTTTGATACAGTGCGCTATATTATTTTGCCTCAGGTGACCAAGATTGTTCTCCCTAGTGTATTTAATGAGGTTATGAGTTTGGTCAAGGATACCTCTCTGGTCTATGCTCTAGGAATTTCAGACCTTATCTTGGCTAGTCGCACAGCTGCCAACCGTGATGCTAGTCTGGTTCCTATGTTCTTGGCAGGAGCCATTTACTTGATTTTGATTGGGATTGTGACAATCATTTCCAAAAAAGTTGAGAAGAAGTACAGTTACTATAGATAG
- a CDS encoding aminoacyl-tRNA deacylase, which yields MAKKVKIKKTLVEQILSKAGIPHQGIQINALEGELPQGYERDQIFKTLALLGDKTGPIIGIVPITKHLSEKKLAKISGNKKVSMIPQKDLEKTTGYIHGANNPVGIRQKHNYPIFIDKIALDLDQMIVSAGEVGHSIIVAPQELASFVKADFADILEDK from the coding sequence ATGGCAAAAAAAGTTAAAATCAAAAAAACATTGGTGGAACAAATCCTATCTAAAGCAGGTATCCCACATCAGGGGATTCAAATCAATGCCCTAGAAGGAGAGCTTCCTCAAGGTTATGAACGAGATCAGATTTTCAAAACCTTGGCGCTTCTGGGAGACAAGACAGGACCGATTATCGGAATTGTTCCTATCACTAAACACTTGTCTGAAAAGAAACTAGCCAAAATTTCTGGCAATAAAAAAGTGAGCATGATTCCACAAAAAGACTTGGAAAAAACAACTGGTTACATTCATGGAGCCAATAATCCCGTCGGAATTCGTCAGAAACACAATTACCCCATTTTTATCGATAAGATCGCTCTAGACTTGGATCAAATGATTGTCTCTGCTGGGGAAGTTGGTCACAGCATTATCGTCGCTCCACAAGAATTGGCCAGCTTTGTAAAGGCCGACTTTGCAGATATCTTGGAGGACAAGTAA
- a CDS encoding amino acid ABC transporter ATP-binding protein → MLELRNINKVFGEKQILSNFSLKIPEKQILAIVGPSGGGKTTLLRMLAGLETIDSGQIFYNEEPLELDELEKRNLLGFVFQDFQLFPHLSVLDNLTLSPVKTRGMKQDEAEKKARGLLEQLGLAGHADVYPFSLSGGQKQRVALARAMMIDPEIIGYDEPTSALDPELRLEVEKLILQNRELGMTQIVVTHDLQFAKNIADQILKVEPK, encoded by the coding sequence ATGTTAGAATTACGAAATATCAATAAAGTCTTTGGTGAAAAGCAAATTTTATCTAATTTCAGTCTAAAAATTCCTGAAAAGCAAATCCTGGCTATCGTTGGGCCTTCGGGTGGAGGGAAGACAACCCTCTTACGCATGCTTGCAGGTCTTGAAACCATTGATTCAGGGCAAATCTTTTATAATGAAGAACCTTTAGAATTGGATGAACTGGAGAAGCGCAATCTACTAGGATTTGTATTCCAAGATTTTCAACTTTTCCCTCATTTATCCGTTCTAGATAATTTGACCTTATCTCCTGTGAAAACCAGGGGAATGAAGCAGGATGAGGCTGAGAAGAAGGCGCGAGGTCTTTTGGAACAGTTAGGACTAGCAGGGCACGCAGATGTCTATCCATTTTCACTATCTGGTGGGCAAAAGCAGCGAGTAGCCTTGGCGCGTGCTATGATGATTGACCCGGAAATCATTGGCTACGATGAACCAACTTCTGCCCTAGATCCAGAATTACGCTTGGAAGTGGAAAAACTGATCTTGCAAAATAGGGAACTTGGCATGACACAGATTGTGGTTACCCATGATTTGCAGTTTGCGAAAAATATCGCAGATCAGATTCTCAAGGTTGAGCCCAAGTAG
- a CDS encoding DUF4044 domain-containing protein, protein MAFGDNGNRKKTMFEKITLFIVIIMLVASLLGIFATAIGALSNL, encoded by the coding sequence ATGGCATTTGGAGATAATGGAAATCGTAAAAAAACTATGTTTGAGAAAATAACCTTGTTTATCGTGATTATCATGCTAGTAGCAAGTTTATTGGGAATTTTTGCAACTGCAATTGGTGCCCTCAGTAATCTATAA
- the obgE gene encoding GTPase ObgE: MSMFLDTAKIKVKAGNGGDGMVAFRREKYVPNGGPWGGDGGRGGNVVFVVDEGLRTLMDFRYNRHFKADSGEKGMTKGMHGRGAEDLRVRVPQGTTVRDAETGKVLTDLIEHGQEFIVAHGGRGGRGNIRFATPKNPAPEISENGEPGQERELQLELKILADVGLVGFPSVGKSTLLSVITSAKPKIGAYHFTTIVPNLGMVRTQSGESFAVADLPGLIEGASQGVGLGTQFLRHIERTRVILHIIDMSASEGRDPYEDYLAINKELESYNLRLMERPQIIVANKMDMPESQENLEEFKKKLAENYDEFEELPAIFPISGLTKQGLATLLDATAELLDKTPEFLLYDESDMEEEAYYGFDEEEKAFEISRDDDATWVLSGEKLMKLFNMTNFDRDESVMKFARQLRGMGVDEALRARGAKDGDLVRIGKFEFEFVD; this comes from the coding sequence ATGAGTATGTTTTTAGATACAGCCAAGATTAAGGTTAAGGCTGGTAATGGTGGTGATGGCATGGTTGCCTTTCGCCGTGAAAAATATGTCCCTAATGGCGGTCCTTGGGGTGGTGACGGAGGTCGTGGAGGTAATGTGGTCTTCGTTGTAGACGAAGGACTACGGACTTTGATGGATTTCCGCTACAATCGCCATTTCAAGGCTGATTCTGGTGAGAAAGGAATGACCAAAGGGATGCATGGTCGTGGTGCTGAAGACCTTAGAGTTCGAGTACCACAAGGTACGACTGTTCGTGATGCAGAGACTGGCAAGGTTTTGACAGATTTGATTGAACATGGTCAAGAATTTATCGTTGCCCACGGTGGTCGTGGTGGACGTGGAAACATCCGCTTTGCGACACCAAAAAATCCTGCACCGGAAATCTCTGAAAATGGAGAACCAGGTCAGGAACGTGAGTTACAATTGGAACTAAAAATCTTGGCGGATGTTGGTTTAGTAGGTTTCCCATCTGTTGGGAAATCAACACTTTTAAGTGTTATCACATCTGCTAAACCCAAAATCGGTGCCTACCACTTTACCACTATTGTGCCAAATTTAGGAATGGTTCGTACCCAATCAGGTGAATCCTTTGCAGTAGCTGATTTACCAGGTTTGATTGAAGGTGCTAGTCAAGGTGTTGGTTTGGGAACTCAGTTCCTCCGTCACATTGAGCGTACACGTGTCATCCTTCACATCATTGATATGTCAGCTAGCGAAGGGCGTGATCCATATGAGGATTATCTTGCCATCAATAAAGAGCTGGAATCATACAATCTCCGTCTCATGGAGCGTCCACAGATTATTGTAGCCAATAAGATGGATATGCCTGAGAGTCAGGAAAATCTTGAAGAATTCAAGAAAAAATTAGCTGAAAACTATGATGAATTTGAAGAGTTACCAGCTATCTTCCCAATATCTGGTTTGACCAAGCAAGGTTTGGCTACGCTTTTGGATGCTACAGCTGAATTGTTAGACAAGACACCAGAATTCTTGCTCTACGACGAGTCAGATATGGAAGAAGAAGCCTACTATGGATTTGACGAGGAAGAAAAAGCCTTTGAAATTAGTCGTGATGACGATGCAACATGGGTACTTTCTGGTGAAAAACTGATGAAACTCTTTAATATGACCAACTTTGATCGTGACGAATCAGTCATGAAATTTGCTCGCCAGCTTCGTGGTATGGGGGTTGATGAAGCCCTTCGTGCGCGTGGTGCTAAAGATGGTGACTTGGTCCGAATTGGTAAATTTGAGTTTGAATTTGTAGACTAG
- a CDS encoding amino acid ABC transporter substrate-binding protein, which produces MTNKKIALVLVSLLSLFLTACTQKASDPKQDNWDKYQEQGSITIGFDNTFVPMGFEEKNGQYTGFDIDLAQAVSEKLSVKVQFQPIDWDMKETELQNGTIDAIWNGYSATDERREKVAFSIPYMENQQVLVAKKSQQIHSVEDMKDKTLGAQAGSSGYLDFEAQPDLLKNRVKDQKANQYQSFNEALIDLKNDRIDALLIDRVYANYYLQSDGILNDYNVFSAGFESESFAVGVRQADKRLLQVLNQAFVQLYQEGKFQEISQKWFGEDVATKEVKSRD; this is translated from the coding sequence ATGACTAATAAGAAAATTGCTTTAGTATTGGTTTCGCTCCTAAGCCTCTTTTTAACTGCATGTACTCAGAAGGCTAGTGATCCAAAGCAGGATAACTGGGATAAGTATCAAGAGCAGGGGAGTATAACCATTGGTTTTGACAATACCTTCGTACCTATGGGATTTGAAGAAAAGAATGGCCAATATACAGGATTTGATATTGATTTGGCACAAGCTGTCTCAGAAAAATTAAGTGTTAAGGTGCAATTTCAACCAATTGACTGGGATATGAAGGAAACGGAATTGCAAAATGGAACTATAGATGCCATCTGGAATGGCTATTCTGCCACTGATGAACGGCGAGAGAAGGTTGCCTTTAGTATTCCATATATGGAAAATCAGCAAGTTCTAGTTGCCAAGAAAAGCCAGCAGATTCATTCAGTAGAGGATATGAAGGATAAGACCTTAGGTGCCCAAGCTGGGTCCTCTGGTTATTTGGATTTTGAAGCCCAGCCAGATTTACTGAAAAATCGTGTTAAAGACCAGAAGGCCAATCAATACCAGAGTTTCAATGAAGCCTTGATTGATTTGAAGAATGATCGAATTGATGCCTTGTTGATTGACCGAGTGTATGCTAATTACTATCTCCAGTCTGATGGTATATTAAATGACTACAATGTCTTTTCAGCAGGATTTGAAAGTGAATCCTTTGCGGTCGGAGTTAGACAAGCTGACAAAAGATTACTACAAGTTTTAAACCAAGCTTTTGTTCAACTTTACCAAGAAGGGAAGTTCCAAGAAATCAGCCAAAAATGGTTTGGAGAAGATGTAGCAACCAAAGAAGTGAAAAGTAGAGATTGA
- a CDS encoding GH25 family lysozyme, producing the protein MRKKINPLILFGFFGIMIFILILNRPRFEDHPVKTKSNIAQVESQALHNIDKPVIDVSGWQRPEEINYDTLSQNISGAIVRVHSGAQSSKENDASYVNGVDKAFKTHITEFQKRNVPVGVYAYVAGKNVQEMEKAAEVFYNASSPYSPSYYWLDVEDKTMSNMNEGVEAFRAKLESLGAKNIGIYVGVYFMEEHSIDTDKFTSVWIPSYGSNTGFFESKPNTDLDYDIHQYTSKGKIAGFDHDLDINVISSLKNKEETFRKLFLKP; encoded by the coding sequence ATGAGAAAGAAAATTAATCCGCTTATTTTGTTTGGTTTTTTTGGGATTATGATTTTCATTTTAATCCTGAATCGCCCTCGTTTTGAGGACCATCCTGTAAAAACAAAGTCAAATATCGCGCAAGTAGAATCGCAAGCGCTACATAATATAGATAAACCGGTGATTGATGTTTCTGGTTGGCAGCGTCCTGAGGAAATAAATTACGATACTCTGTCTCAAAATATTTCTGGAGCTATCGTTCGCGTCCATAGTGGTGCTCAGTCTTCAAAAGAAAACGATGCTTCCTATGTTAATGGTGTTGATAAGGCCTTTAAAACCCATATCACTGAGTTTCAAAAACGAAATGTCCCAGTTGGTGTCTATGCCTATGTAGCCGGAAAAAATGTCCAGGAGATGGAAAAAGCTGCTGAAGTTTTTTATAACGCTTCATCGCCATACAGCCCTAGTTACTATTGGCTAGACGTGGAAGATAAAACCATGTCCAATATGAACGAAGGTGTTGAAGCCTTTCGAGCAAAACTAGAATCACTTGGTGCAAAAAATATCGGCATCTACGTTGGGGTCTACTTCATGGAAGAACACAGTATTGATACAGACAAGTTTACCTCTGTTTGGATTCCTTCATACGGTTCAAATACTGGATTTTTCGAAAGCAAACCTAATACGGACTTAGATTACGACATCCACCAGTACACTTCTAAAGGAAAAATTGCTGGCTTTGACCACGATTTGGATATCAACGTCATTTCTTCCTTAAAAAACAAAGAAGAAACCTTTCGAAAACTCTTTTTAAAACCTTAA
- a CDS encoding DUF368 domain-containing protein, translating to MLSWLARLIKGIVIALGFILPGISGGVLAAILGIYERMIGFLAHPFKDFKENVLYFIPVAIGMLLGIGLFSYPIEYLLENYQVFVLWSFAGAIIGTVPSLLKESTRESDRDKIDLAWFWATFIISGLGLYALNFVVGTLSASFLNFVLAGALLALGVLVPGLSPSNLLLILGLYAPMLTGFKTFDLLGTFFPIGIGAGATLIIFSKLMDYALNNYHSRVYHFIIGIVLSSTLLILIPNAGNAESIQYTGLSLVGYVIIAFFFALGIWLGIWMSQLEDKYK from the coding sequence ATGCTCTCATGGTTAGCACGCCTTATTAAAGGGATTGTGATTGCTCTTGGTTTTATCCTACCGGGAATTTCCGGAGGGGTTCTAGCAGCAATCTTAGGAATTTATGAACGGATGATTGGCTTTCTGGCCCATCCCTTTAAAGACTTTAAAGAAAATGTTTTGTACTTTATTCCAGTTGCCATCGGTATGCTTCTGGGAATCGGCTTATTTTCTTACCCGATTGAATACCTACTTGAAAATTATCAGGTCTTTGTCTTATGGAGCTTTGCGGGCGCCATCATTGGTACAGTTCCTAGCCTCCTCAAAGAATCAACTCGAGAATCTGACCGAGACAAGATTGATTTGGCTTGGTTCTGGGCAACCTTTATCATTTCTGGACTAGGACTCTATGCCTTAAATTTTGTCGTTGGAACCTTAAGTGCCAGCTTTCTTAATTTCGTCCTAGCTGGTGCACTGCTGGCTCTTGGCGTATTAGTTCCTGGCCTCAGTCCATCAAATCTACTTTTGATTTTAGGCCTCTATGCTCCCATGTTGACTGGTTTTAAAACCTTTGACCTCTTGGGAACCTTCTTCCCGATTGGAATCGGAGCAGGTGCAACTCTCATCATTTTTTCAAAATTGATGGATTATGCCTTAAATAACTACCACTCACGCGTCTATCATTTTATCATCGGTATCGTCCTATCAAGTACCCTTTTGATCTTGATTCCAAATGCAGGAAACGCTGAAAGCATCCAATACACAGGCCTTTCACTTGTTGGATATGTCATCATCGCCTTCTTCTTTGCACTGGGAATCTGGCTTGGTATTTGGATGAGCCAATTGGAGGATAAGTATAAATAA
- a CDS encoding PspC domain-containing protein, with protein MKKQLMRSGSDQKIAGVCAGVANYFDIDPTIVRVIWGVLAFCYGAGIVAYIILWIIAPVATDY; from the coding sequence ATGAAAAAACAATTGATGAGAAGTGGTAGTGATCAAAAAATTGCTGGAGTATGTGCTGGGGTCGCAAATTATTTTGATATTGATCCGACTATTGTTCGTGTAATATGGGGTGTTCTTGCATTTTGTTATGGGGCAGGAATTGTAGCCTATATCATTTTATGGATTATTGCACCAGTAGCAACTGACTATTGA
- the cpoA gene encoding alpha-galactosylglucosyldiacylglycerol synthase, giving the protein MEKKKLRINMLSSSEKVAGQGVSGAYRELVRLLHRDAKDQLIVTENLPIEADVTHFHTIDFPYYLSTFQKKRSGRKIGYVHFLPDTLEGSLKIPFFLKGIVKRYVFSFYNRMEHLVVVNPMFIEDLVAAGIPREKVTYIPNFVNKEKWHPLPQEEVARLRTELGISENQFIVVGAGQVQKRKGIDDFIHLAEELPQITFIWAGGFSFGGMTDGYERYKKIMENPPKNLIFPGIVSPERMRELYALADLFLLPSYNELFPMTILEAASCEAPIMLRDLDLYKVILEGNYRATADREEMKEAILEYQANPAALKDLKEKAKNISREYSEEHLLQIWLDFYEKQAALGRK; this is encoded by the coding sequence ATGGAAAAAAAGAAATTACGCATCAATATGTTGAGTTCAAGTGAGAAAGTAGCAGGACAAGGAGTTTCGGGCGCTTACCGTGAATTAGTTCGTCTTCTTCACCGAGATGCAAAGGATCAATTGATTGTTACAGAAAATCTTCCAATAGAGGCAGATGTGACTCACTTTCATACAATTGATTTTCCCTATTATTTATCAACATTCCAAAAGAAACGCTCAGGGAGAAAAATTGGCTATGTGCATTTTTTACCTGATACACTTGAGGGGAGTTTGAAAATTCCATTTTTCTTAAAGGGAATTGTCAAACGCTATGTATTTTCTTTTTACAACCGGATGGAGCACTTGGTTGTGGTTAATCCTATGTTTATCGAGGATTTGGTGGCAGCTGGTATTCCACGTGAAAAAGTGACCTATATTCCTAACTTTGTCAATAAGGAAAAATGGCATCCACTTCCACAAGAAGAGGTAGCGAGACTGAGAACAGAGCTAGGTATTAGTGAGAATCAGTTTATCGTAGTAGGTGCTGGTCAAGTTCAGAAACGCAAAGGGATTGATGATTTTATCCATCTGGCTGAGGAATTGCCTCAGATTACCTTTATCTGGGCTGGTGGTTTCTCATTTGGTGGCATGACAGATGGTTATGAACGTTACAAGAAAATCATGGAGAATCCCCCTAAAAATTTGATTTTTCCAGGTATTGTATCGCCAGAGCGGATGCGCGAATTGTATGCCCTAGCGGACCTTTTCTTGTTGCCTAGTTACAATGAACTCTTTCCGATGACGATTTTAGAGGCTGCTAGTTGTGAAGCTCCTATTATGTTACGTGATTTGGATCTTTATAAGGTGATTTTGGAGGGAAATTATCGGGCGACAGCAGATAGAGAAGAGATGAAAGAAGCTATTCTGGAATATCAAGCGAATCCTGCTGCCTTAAAAGATTTGAAAGAAAAAGCTAAGAATATTTCTAGAGAGTATTCTGAAGAGCATCTGTTGCAAATCTGGTTGGACTTTTATGAGAAACAAGCCGCTTTAGGGAGAAAGTAA
- the lysS gene encoding lysine--tRNA ligase, with protein sequence MSTEHMEELNDQQIVRREKMAALREQGIDPFGKRFERTANSQELKDKFADLDKEQLHDKNETATIAGRLVTKRGKGKVGFAHLQDREGQIQIYVRKDAVGEENYEIFKKADLGDFLGVEGEVMRTDMGELSIKATHITHLSKALRPLPEKFHGLTDVETIYRKRYLDLISNRESFERFVTRSKIISEIRRYLDQKGFLEVETPVLHNEAGGAAARPFITHHNAQNIDMVLRIATELHLKRLIVGGMERVYEIGRIFRNEGMDATHNPEFTSIEVYQAYADFQDIMDLTEGIIQHAAKAVKGDGPVNYQGTEIKINEPFKRVHMVDAIKEITGVDFWQDMTLEEAKAIAAEKKVPVEKHYTEVGHIINAFFEEFVEETLIQPTFVYGHPVAVSPLAKKNPEDERFTDRFELFIMTKEYGNAFTELNDPIDQLSRFEAQAKAKELGDDEATGIDYDYIEALEYGMPPTGGLGIGIDRLCMLLTDTTTIRDVLLFPTMK encoded by the coding sequence ATGTCAACAGAACATATGGAAGAACTAAATGACCAGCAGATCGTTCGCCGTGAAAAAATGGCTGCGCTCCGTGAACAAGGAATCGATCCCTTTGGAAAACGCTTTGAACGTACTGCAAATTCACAAGAATTAAAAGATAAATTTGCTGACCTCGATAAAGAACAATTGCACGATAAAAACGAAACAGCTACTATCGCAGGACGCTTGGTAACCAAACGTGGTAAAGGTAAAGTTGGATTTGCCCACCTTCAAGACCGCGAAGGCCAGATTCAGATTTACGTTCGTAAGGATGCTGTCGGTGAAGAAAACTACGAAATCTTCAAAAAAGCAGACCTTGGTGACTTCCTTGGTGTCGAAGGTGAAGTGATGCGTACAGATATGGGAGAACTCTCTATCAAGGCGACTCACATCACACACTTATCTAAGGCTCTTCGTCCTCTGCCAGAGAAATTCCATGGTTTGACAGACGTTGAGACAATTTACCGTAAACGTTACCTTGACTTGATTTCTAACCGTGAAAGCTTTGAACGCTTTGTTACTCGTTCAAAAATCATCTCTGAAATCCGTCGTTACCTTGATCAAAAAGGATTCCTTGAAGTGGAAACACCTGTTCTTCATAACGAAGCTGGTGGTGCTGCTGCTCGTCCGTTTATCACTCACCACAACGCTCAAAACATTGACATGGTGCTTCGTATCGCGACTGAGCTTCACTTAAAACGCCTTATCGTTGGTGGTATGGAACGCGTCTATGAAATTGGTCGTATCTTCCGTAACGAAGGAATGGATGCTACTCATAACCCTGAGTTCACTTCGATCGAAGTCTACCAAGCTTATGCAGACTTCCAAGACATCATGGACTTGACCGAAGGCATTATCCAGCACGCTGCTAAAGCTGTTAAAGGTGATGGTCCAGTTAACTACCAAGGTACTGAAATCAAGATTAACGAACCATTTAAACGTGTTCACATGGTGGATGCTATCAAAGAGATTACTGGTGTAGATTTCTGGCAAGACATGACTTTGGAAGAAGCTAAAGCTATCGCTGCTGAGAAGAAAGTTCCTGTTGAGAAACACTACACTGAAGTTGGCCATATTATCAATGCCTTCTTTGAAGAGTTTGTTGAAGAAACCTTGATCCAACCAACCTTTGTCTATGGACATCCAGTAGCTGTATCTCCACTTGCTAAGAAAAATCCTGAAGACGAACGCTTTACTGACCGTTTCGAGCTCTTCATCATGACTAAGGAGTACGGTAATGCCTTTACTGAGTTGAACGATCCAATCGATCAGCTTAGCCGTTTCGAAGCCCAAGCTAAAGCCAAAGAACTTGGTGACGATGAAGCGACAGGCATCGACTATGACTACATCGAGGCTCTTGAATATGGTATGCCTCCAACAGGTGGTTTGGGAATCGGTATCGACCGTCTCTGCATGCTCCTCACTGATACAACAACTATCCGTGATGTATTGCTCTTCCCAACAATGAAATAA